A genomic region of Mycobacterium senriense contains the following coding sequences:
- a CDS encoding phosphotransferase family protein, with protein MSAVLSIPRYPGDVTPQWLSAALSGSGTPVEVADVDVVAIGTGQTGATYRVTARYATDPGDLPQTFVIKLPAQDDTVRDRVVIGYRSECAFYSSVVDRVQVPTPRCFYSEITEDAMNFALLLADQAPAVQGDQLVGCGETEAHLAVTALAGLHAPSWCDPVWLDFPGIAFGRPDEAGAGGMGEVAKLSADITLEKLGARMSAEDRDTFSAAMGLIAPWLLSEYDRFALLHGDYRLDNLLFDPERTRVSVVDWQTLGVGLPTRDLAYFTATSLNPQLRASIEEGLVADYHRALAAGGVGDYDRETCWRDYRLGVLQAPLISALGFAFAAATERGDDMVLTMISRGCQAIRELGTLDLIG; from the coding sequence ATGAGTGCCGTGCTGTCGATACCGCGTTACCCCGGCGACGTGACCCCACAGTGGTTGTCGGCCGCGCTCAGTGGCAGCGGCACACCCGTCGAGGTCGCCGACGTGGACGTGGTTGCGATCGGCACCGGGCAGACCGGGGCCACCTACCGGGTGACCGCCCGCTACGCGACGGATCCCGGTGACCTGCCGCAGACCTTTGTGATCAAACTGCCCGCCCAGGACGACACGGTCCGCGACCGGGTGGTCATCGGCTACCGCAGCGAATGCGCGTTCTACTCCTCGGTGGTGGATCGGGTCCAGGTGCCCACTCCGCGCTGCTTCTACTCCGAGATCACCGAGGATGCAATGAATTTCGCGCTGCTGCTCGCCGATCAGGCGCCGGCGGTGCAGGGCGATCAGCTCGTCGGCTGCGGGGAAACCGAAGCCCACCTTGCGGTTACCGCGCTGGCCGGTCTGCACGCCCCCAGTTGGTGTGATCCCGTCTGGCTGGATTTCCCGGGCATCGCGTTTGGCCGACCGGACGAGGCCGGTGCGGGCGGTATGGGCGAGGTGGCGAAGTTGAGCGCCGACATCACGCTGGAGAAGCTGGGCGCCCGGATGAGCGCCGAAGACCGCGATACCTTCAGTGCCGCAATGGGTTTGATCGCGCCCTGGCTGCTGTCCGAGTATGACCGGTTCGCCCTGCTGCACGGCGACTATCGCCTGGACAACCTGCTGTTCGATCCGGAGCGAACCCGGGTCAGCGTGGTGGACTGGCAGACGCTCGGCGTGGGCCTGCCGACCCGGGATCTCGCGTACTTCACCGCGACCAGCCTCAATCCGCAACTGCGTGCGAGCATCGAAGAGGGGCTGGTCGCCGATTATCACCGCGCGCTGGCGGCCGGCGGGGTCGGCGACTACGACCGCGAAACCTGTTGGCGCGATTACCGGCTCGGGGTATTGCAGGCCCCGCTGATCTCGGCACTCGGGTTCGCGTTCGCCGCCGCCACCGAGCGCGGCGACGACATGGTGCTGACCATGATCAGCCGCGGCTGCCAAGCGATCCGCGAGCTGGGGACGCTGGACCTGATCGGCTGA
- a CDS encoding pyridoxamine 5'-phosphate oxidase family protein codes for MKAFSETERQEFLADKHVAVLSVAATEGRPPASVPIWYDYTPGGNIRIMTGASSRKARLIERAGAVTLVVQREEPPYQYVVVEGSIVETTNPAPVDVAESVAIRYLGEEGGRAFVRSMEGVEEVLFTIRPDRWLSADFTGDL; via the coding sequence ATGAAAGCCTTCAGCGAAACCGAGCGCCAGGAATTCCTGGCCGACAAGCATGTGGCTGTGCTGTCCGTCGCCGCCACCGAAGGCCGGCCGCCGGCCAGCGTCCCGATCTGGTACGACTACACCCCCGGTGGAAACATCCGGATCATGACCGGGGCGTCGAGCCGCAAAGCTCGCCTCATCGAGCGGGCGGGGGCCGTGACGCTGGTGGTGCAGCGCGAGGAGCCGCCGTATCAATACGTGGTGGTCGAGGGCTCGATTGTCGAGACGACCAACCCGGCCCCGGTCGACGTGGCCGAGTCGGTCGCCATCCGTTACCTCGGCGAGGAAGGTGGGCGCGCGTTCGTGCGCAGCATGGAAGGCGTCGAGGAGGTGCTGTTCACCATCCGCCCGGACCGCTGGCTCAGCGCCGATTTCACCGGCGACCTCTGA
- a CDS encoding mycofactocin-coupled SDR family oxidoreductase, which yields MSGKLAGRVAFITGAARGQGRAHAVRMASEGADIIAVDIAGTLPSCVPYDPATPDDLSETVRLVEAANRRIIASVVDTRDFDGLRKVVEDGVAELGRLDIIVANAGVAAPQAWDDITPENFRDVMDINVTGTWNTVMAGADKIIEGGRGGSIILISSAAGMKMQPFMIHYTASKHAVTGLARAFAAELGKHSIRVNSVHPGPVNTAMGSGDMVNAVGRTMETNPQLSHVLTPFLPDWVAEPEEIADTVCWLASDESRKVTAAQIPVDQGSTQY from the coding sequence ATGAGCGGCAAGCTTGCCGGAAGAGTCGCATTCATCACCGGCGCGGCACGCGGCCAGGGGCGGGCGCACGCGGTGCGCATGGCCTCCGAAGGCGCCGACATCATCGCCGTCGACATCGCGGGCACGCTGCCGTCCTGCGTGCCCTACGACCCGGCGACGCCCGACGATCTGAGCGAGACGGTGCGCCTGGTCGAAGCGGCGAACCGCCGGATCATCGCCTCGGTCGTGGACACCCGCGACTTCGACGGTCTGCGCAAGGTGGTCGAGGACGGCGTCGCCGAGCTGGGCCGGCTGGACATCATCGTGGCCAACGCCGGGGTCGCGGCTCCGCAGGCCTGGGACGACATCACGCCGGAGAATTTTCGCGACGTCATGGACATCAACGTGACCGGGACCTGGAACACCGTGATGGCCGGCGCGGACAAGATCATCGAAGGCGGCCGCGGCGGCTCCATCATCCTGATCAGCTCCGCGGCCGGAATGAAGATGCAGCCGTTCATGATCCACTACACCGCCAGCAAGCACGCCGTCACCGGGCTGGCGCGGGCCTTCGCCGCGGAGCTGGGTAAGCATTCGATCCGGGTCAACAGCGTTCATCCGGGTCCGGTGAACACCGCGATGGGCTCCGGCGACATGGTCAACGCGGTGGGCAGGACCATGGAAACCAACCCACAGCTGTCGCACGTCCTCACCCCGTTCCTGCCCGACTGGGTCGCCGAGCCGGAGGAGATCGCCGATACCGTGTGCTGGCTGGCCAGCGACGAGTCGCGCAAGGTCACCGCGGCGCAGATCCCGGTGGATCAGGGCTCGACGCAGTACTGA
- a CDS encoding acyl-CoA dehydrogenase family protein — protein sequence MATAEVAEVSDEDFREILAQTRHFVRSVVVPREQEILDTDCVPDDLRDEAKKMGLFGYAIPQEWGGLGLNLMQDVELAMELGYTSLALRSMFGTNNGIAGQVLVGFGTDEQKSRWLESIASGDVVASFALTEPGAGSNPAGLRTKAVRDGDDWVLSGQKRFITNAPVADLFVVFARTRPADDQGPGIAVFLVPADAAGVEVGAKDAKMGQEGAWTADVNFTDVRVGSDALVGGSEDHGYRAAMTSLARGRVHIAALAVGTAQRALDESVSYAATATQGGTPIGGFQLVQGMLADQQTGVMAGRALVREAARLWVADEDRRIAPSAAKVFCTEMAGNVADLAVQIHGGTGYMRGVAVERIYRDVRLLRLYEGTSEIQRLIIGANLVKAAQR from the coding sequence ATGGCCACCGCCGAAGTCGCGGAAGTATCCGACGAGGACTTCCGCGAGATCCTCGCTCAGACAAGGCATTTCGTTCGCAGCGTGGTAGTCCCCCGGGAGCAGGAGATCCTCGACACCGACTGCGTCCCCGACGACCTGCGCGACGAGGCCAAGAAGATGGGCCTGTTCGGCTACGCGATTCCCCAGGAGTGGGGCGGCCTTGGCCTCAACCTGATGCAGGACGTCGAGCTGGCGATGGAGTTGGGTTACACGTCGCTGGCCTTGCGGTCGATGTTCGGCACCAACAACGGCATCGCCGGACAGGTGCTGGTGGGGTTCGGCACCGACGAACAGAAATCGCGCTGGCTCGAATCGATCGCATCCGGTGACGTCGTCGCCTCGTTCGCGCTGACCGAACCCGGCGCCGGATCGAACCCGGCCGGCTTGCGCACCAAAGCCGTTCGCGACGGCGATGATTGGGTCCTTTCCGGGCAGAAGCGCTTCATCACCAACGCGCCCGTCGCCGATCTTTTCGTGGTGTTCGCGCGTACCCGGCCCGCGGACGACCAGGGTCCGGGAATCGCCGTCTTCCTGGTGCCCGCGGACGCCGCCGGCGTCGAGGTGGGCGCCAAGGACGCCAAGATGGGCCAGGAGGGCGCCTGGACGGCCGACGTGAACTTCACCGACGTCCGCGTCGGCTCCGATGCCCTCGTCGGCGGCAGTGAGGACCACGGATACCGCGCGGCCATGACCTCGTTGGCCCGCGGCCGCGTACACATCGCGGCCCTGGCGGTGGGCACCGCCCAACGCGCGCTCGACGAATCGGTGTCGTACGCCGCCACCGCGACGCAGGGCGGGACGCCGATCGGAGGCTTCCAGTTGGTGCAGGGCATGCTCGCCGACCAGCAGACCGGGGTGATGGCCGGGCGTGCGCTGGTGCGCGAAGCCGCTCGGCTGTGGGTCGCCGACGAGGACCGCAGGATCGCACCGTCGGCCGCGAAGGTCTTCTGCACCGAAATGGCCGGCAATGTCGCGGATCTCGCGGTGCAGATTCACGGCGGCACCGGTTACATGCGCGGCGTTGCCGTCGAACGCATCTACCGGGATGTGCGGCTGCTGCGACTGTACGAGGGCACCAGTGAGATTCAGCGGTTGATCATCGGGGCGAATCTCGTCAAGGCGGCGCAGCGATAA
- the fabG gene encoding 3-oxoacyl-ACP reductase FabG → MLTGQTAVITGGAQGLGLAIAERFVAEGARVVLGDVNLEETQVVAKQLGGDDVAVAVRCDVTQSSDVETLIQTAVERFGGLDIMVNNAGITRDATMRKMTEEQFDQVINVHLKGTWNGTRLAAAVMRENKRGAIINMSSVSGKVGMIGQTNYSAAKAGIVGMTKAAAKELAYLGVRVNAIAPGLIRSAMTEAMPQRIWDSKVAEVPMGRAGEPSEVASVALFLASDLSSYMTGTVMEITGGRHL, encoded by the coding sequence ATGTTGACAGGTCAGACCGCGGTAATCACGGGCGGAGCGCAGGGGCTGGGTCTGGCCATCGCTGAACGCTTCGTCGCCGAAGGCGCGCGAGTGGTACTGGGCGATGTCAACCTCGAGGAAACGCAGGTGGTGGCCAAGCAGTTGGGTGGCGATGACGTCGCGGTCGCGGTTCGGTGCGATGTCACCCAGTCTTCGGACGTCGAAACTTTGATCCAGACCGCGGTCGAGCGTTTCGGCGGCCTGGACATCATGGTCAACAACGCCGGCATCACCCGGGACGCGACGATGCGCAAGATGACCGAGGAGCAATTCGATCAGGTGATCAACGTGCACCTGAAGGGTACCTGGAACGGCACCCGACTGGCCGCCGCCGTCATGCGCGAAAACAAGCGCGGCGCCATCATCAACATGTCCTCGGTGTCGGGCAAGGTCGGCATGATCGGCCAGACCAACTACTCAGCGGCCAAGGCCGGCATCGTCGGCATGACCAAGGCGGCCGCAAAAGAGCTGGCCTACCTGGGCGTCCGGGTGAACGCGATTGCACCTGGTCTGATCCGCTCGGCCATGACAGAGGCCATGCCGCAGCGCATTTGGGATTCCAAGGTCGCCGAGGTGCCGATGGGCCGGGCCGGCGAGCCCAGCGAGGTCGCCAGCGTGGCGCTGTTCCTGGCTTCGGATCTGTCGTCGTACATGACCGGCACCGTTATGGAAATCACCGGCGGCCGCCACCTATGA
- a CDS encoding acetyl-CoA C-acetyltransferase has protein sequence MSAEAVICEPVRTPIGRYGGMFKACSAVDLGVTALKGLLERTGLAPDAVQDVILGHCYPNSDAPAIGRVVALDSGLPVTVPGMQVDRRCGSGLQAVIQACLQVGAGDDDLVVAGGCESMSNVAFYSTDMRWGGARNGVQVHDGLARGRTTAGGRNYPVPGGMLETAENLRRQYGISRQEQDELAVRSHQRAVAAQKDGVLAEEIIGVAVRTRSGEELIDTDEHPRADTSVESLGKLKPLLLKDDPEATVTAGNASGQNDAASMCVVTTPEKADEYGLKPLVRLVSWGVAGVAPNVMGLGPVPATEVALAKAGLQLSDIDLIELNEAFAAQALAVMREWNFGAADHERTNVHGSGISLGHPVGATGGRMLATLARELHRREARYGLQTMCIGGGQGLAAVFERVASR, from the coding sequence ATGAGTGCCGAGGCCGTCATCTGTGAACCCGTTCGGACCCCGATCGGTCGCTACGGCGGAATGTTCAAGGCGTGCAGCGCCGTAGACCTCGGCGTCACCGCTCTCAAAGGCCTGCTCGAGCGGACCGGGCTGGCGCCCGACGCCGTGCAGGACGTGATCCTCGGCCACTGCTATCCCAACAGCGACGCGCCGGCGATCGGGCGCGTGGTGGCGTTGGATTCCGGTCTGCCGGTGACGGTTCCGGGCATGCAGGTCGACCGGCGGTGCGGGTCGGGCCTGCAGGCGGTCATCCAGGCGTGCCTGCAGGTGGGCGCCGGGGACGACGACCTCGTCGTCGCCGGCGGCTGCGAGAGCATGAGCAATGTCGCCTTCTACTCCACCGACATGCGTTGGGGCGGCGCCCGCAACGGTGTACAGGTGCACGACGGGCTGGCCCGGGGACGGACCACCGCCGGCGGCCGGAATTACCCGGTGCCGGGCGGAATGCTGGAGACGGCCGAGAATCTGCGCCGCCAGTACGGCATTTCACGTCAGGAGCAGGACGAGCTCGCGGTGCGATCCCACCAGCGCGCCGTCGCCGCGCAGAAAGACGGCGTCCTGGCCGAGGAGATCATCGGAGTCGCGGTCCGCACCCGCAGCGGCGAGGAACTCATCGACACCGACGAACACCCGCGCGCCGATACATCGGTCGAGTCGCTGGGCAAGCTCAAACCCCTTCTGTTGAAGGATGATCCGGAGGCGACGGTCACCGCGGGCAACGCCAGCGGGCAGAACGACGCCGCATCGATGTGCGTGGTCACCACACCGGAGAAGGCCGACGAATACGGTCTGAAGCCGTTGGTGCGCCTGGTGTCCTGGGGCGTGGCGGGGGTCGCACCGAACGTCATGGGCCTCGGGCCGGTGCCCGCGACCGAGGTCGCACTGGCCAAGGCGGGCCTGCAGCTGTCCGACATCGACCTCATCGAACTCAACGAAGCCTTTGCCGCGCAAGCGCTTGCGGTGATGCGGGAGTGGAACTTCGGCGCCGCCGATCACGAACGGACCAACGTGCACGGTTCGGGGATCTCGCTGGGCCATCCGGTGGGCGCGACGGGCGGCCGGATGCTGGCCACCCTGGCACGCGAACTCCATCGCCGTGAGGCGCGCTACGGCCTGCAGACGATGTGCATCGGCGGCGGGCAGGGCCTGGCGGCCGTCTTCGAACGGGTCGCATCGCGATGA
- a CDS encoding CoA transferase, whose product MIVSALPLDGLTVVEVSSFVAAPLCGMTLSQLGAEVIRVDPIGGASDVQRWPLAADGTSIYWTGLNKGKRSATIDLRSPEGHELVQRLIVEGDGIVVTNAAGLSWLSHEVLAATRPDVIHVQLLGRGDGSTGVDYTVNAGLGYPLVTGPTDHGGAINHVLPAWDVCCGLYAALAVVTAVRHREQSGTGARISLALEDVALATAANLGLLTEPQVNGTQRERLGNAIYGQYGQDFVSSDGARFMVVTLTGRHFRDLLAVTGTGAAVSALAEALGADFGSEGDRYRYRDVLSSLFATWFSDHTADEITTALSATTVLFERYRTFAEVAAGPKVTDNPMFSRLRQPGLGEYFAPGLPAAFDGTHPASAPAPALGQDTADVLARLGLSAADIERLTNAKTIAC is encoded by the coding sequence ATGATCGTTTCGGCGTTGCCACTGGACGGTCTCACCGTCGTGGAGGTGTCGAGTTTCGTCGCCGCTCCGCTGTGCGGCATGACGCTGAGTCAGCTTGGTGCGGAAGTCATCCGAGTCGACCCGATCGGCGGCGCATCCGATGTGCAGCGGTGGCCACTGGCCGCGGACGGCACCTCGATCTATTGGACCGGCCTGAACAAGGGAAAGCGTTCGGCCACCATCGATCTGCGTTCCCCGGAGGGCCATGAACTGGTCCAGCGGCTGATCGTCGAGGGTGACGGCATCGTGGTGACAAACGCCGCGGGATTGTCCTGGCTCAGCCACGAAGTGCTGGCGGCCACGCGCCCCGACGTGATTCACGTTCAATTGCTCGGGCGCGGCGACGGTTCCACCGGAGTGGACTACACGGTCAACGCGGGGCTGGGCTATCCGCTCGTCACCGGTCCGACCGATCATGGCGGAGCGATCAATCACGTGCTGCCGGCCTGGGACGTATGCTGCGGCCTGTACGCCGCGCTGGCGGTCGTCACCGCCGTGCGCCACCGCGAGCAATCCGGGACGGGAGCGCGGATCAGCCTGGCGTTGGAGGACGTCGCCCTGGCCACCGCGGCCAACCTGGGTTTGCTGACCGAACCGCAAGTCAATGGGACGCAACGCGAACGGCTGGGTAACGCTATCTACGGCCAGTACGGGCAGGACTTCGTCAGCAGCGACGGTGCCAGGTTCATGGTGGTCACCTTGACCGGCAGGCACTTTCGCGACCTGCTCGCGGTGACGGGCACCGGCGCCGCGGTGTCGGCGCTCGCCGAGGCGCTGGGCGCGGATTTCGGGTCCGAGGGCGACCGCTACCGCTACCGTGACGTGCTGTCCAGTCTGTTCGCCACCTGGTTCAGCGATCACACCGCCGACGAGATCACCACCGCGCTGTCCGCGACCACGGTGCTGTTCGAGCGGTACCGCACCTTCGCCGAGGTAGCTGCGGGGCCCAAGGTCACCGACAATCCGATGTTTTCCCGGCTGCGGCAACCCGGTCTCGGCGAGTACTTCGCCCCGGGCCTGCCGGCCGCATTCGACGGCACACATCCGGCCAGCGCTCCCGCGCCGGCCCTGGGACAGGACACCGCCGACGTCCTTGCGCGCCTGGGGTTGAGCGCCGCCGACATCGAGCGCCTGACCAACGCCAAGACCATCGCCTGCTGA
- a CDS encoding acyl-CoA dehydrogenase family protein: MTKLAQTLGLTEVQTEIIATVRKFVEKEVIPHAAELERSDTYPQAIVDQMREMGLFGLMIPQEYGGLGESLLTYALCVEELARGWMSVSGVLNTHFIVAYMLRQHGTDEQKQRFLPRMAAGETRGAFSMSEPELGSDVAAIRTRARRNTDGTYTIDGQKMWLTNGATSTLVAVLVRTDEGSDKPHRNLTAFLVEKPVGFGEVVPGLRIPGKIEKLGYKGIETTEMIFDGYRAGPDDVLGGTTGQGFFQMMDGIEVGRVNVSARACGLGIRAFELAVRYAQQRQTFGKPIAEHQAIAFQLAEMATKVEAAHLMMVNAARLKDSGERNDVAAGMAKYLCSEYCTEVTQQSFRIHGGYGYSKEYEIERLMRDAPFLLIGEGTSEIQKNIISKRLLAEYQV, encoded by the coding sequence ATGACCAAACTCGCCCAGACCCTCGGATTGACCGAGGTGCAGACCGAGATCATCGCCACCGTAAGAAAATTCGTCGAGAAGGAAGTCATTCCCCACGCGGCCGAACTGGAACGCAGTGACACCTACCCGCAGGCGATCGTCGACCAGATGCGCGAGATGGGCCTGTTCGGCCTGATGATTCCGCAGGAGTACGGCGGTCTGGGTGAGTCGCTGTTGACCTACGCCCTGTGCGTCGAGGAGCTGGCACGGGGCTGGATGAGCGTATCCGGCGTGCTGAACACGCATTTCATCGTGGCGTACATGCTGCGCCAACACGGCACCGACGAGCAGAAACAGCGGTTCCTGCCGCGGATGGCAGCCGGTGAGACCCGCGGCGCCTTCTCGATGTCGGAGCCGGAGCTGGGTTCCGACGTGGCCGCGATCCGCACCCGGGCACGGCGGAACACCGACGGCACCTACACCATCGACGGCCAGAAGATGTGGCTGACCAACGGCGCCACCTCCACGCTGGTGGCGGTGCTGGTGCGCACCGACGAGGGGTCGGACAAACCCCACCGCAACCTCACCGCGTTCCTCGTCGAGAAGCCGGTCGGTTTCGGTGAAGTCGTTCCCGGCCTGCGCATTCCGGGCAAGATCGAGAAGTTGGGCTACAAGGGCATCGAGACGACGGAGATGATTTTCGATGGCTACCGGGCCGGCCCCGACGACGTGCTCGGCGGCACCACCGGCCAGGGCTTCTTCCAGATGATGGACGGCATCGAGGTCGGCCGCGTCAACGTGTCGGCGCGCGCCTGTGGTCTCGGGATTCGTGCCTTCGAGCTCGCGGTGCGCTACGCGCAACAACGCCAGACCTTCGGCAAGCCGATCGCCGAGCATCAGGCCATCGCCTTTCAGCTCGCCGAGATGGCCACCAAAGTCGAAGCAGCACACCTGATGATGGTCAACGCGGCGCGGCTGAAGGACTCGGGCGAGCGCAATGACGTCGCCGCCGGGATGGCCAAATACCTGTGCAGCGAATACTGCACCGAGGTAACCCAGCAGAGCTTCCGGATCCACGGCGGCTACGGCTATTCCAAGGAATACGAAATCGAGCGGCTGATGCGCGACGCCCCATTCCTGCTGATCGGTGAGGGCACCAGCGAGATCCAGAAGAACATCATCAGCAAGCGACTGCTCGCCGAGTATCAGGTGTAA
- a CDS encoding GntR family transcriptional regulator gives MSVPEFAARPQLSEDVARLIRGRIFDGAYAAGSYVRLDQLAAELGISVTPVREALFALCAEGLINQQPRRGFVVLPVTGRDVTDVANVQAHVGGELAARAALNITDDQLHELKEIQAQLEEAYAGDEHERTVRLNHEFHRAINVAADSPKLAQLMSQITRYAPESVFPAIEGWPEQSMQDHRRILSALKKHDDQLARAAMSEHLAAGAVPLIDHLVARGVVADGGGQTSS, from the coding sequence ATGAGCGTTCCGGAATTCGCTGCGCGGCCTCAACTTTCCGAGGACGTCGCGCGGCTCATCCGCGGGCGGATATTCGATGGGGCGTACGCCGCCGGATCGTATGTCCGGTTGGACCAATTGGCCGCCGAGTTGGGTATCAGTGTCACACCCGTGCGTGAGGCACTTTTCGCGCTGTGCGCCGAAGGCCTGATCAACCAGCAGCCGCGCCGGGGTTTCGTGGTGTTGCCGGTCACCGGACGCGACGTCACCGATGTGGCGAACGTGCAGGCGCACGTGGGTGGTGAGTTGGCCGCGCGGGCCGCGCTCAACATCACCGATGATCAACTGCACGAGCTCAAGGAGATCCAGGCGCAGCTGGAGGAGGCCTATGCCGGCGACGAACACGAACGGACCGTGCGGCTGAATCACGAATTTCACCGCGCCATCAATGTCGCGGCGGACTCGCCCAAGCTCGCTCAGCTGATGTCGCAGATCACCCGGTATGCCCCGGAATCGGTGTTTCCCGCCATCGAGGGCTGGCCCGAGCAATCGATGCAGGACCATCGGCGGATCCTGTCCGCGCTGAAAAAGCACGACGACCAGCTCGCCCGCGCGGCGATGTCGGAACACCTTGCCGCCGGCGCGGTGCCGTTGATCGACCACCTGGTGGCGCGCGGGGTGGTGGCCGACGGGGGCGGCCAAACGTCCTCGTGA
- a CDS encoding class I adenylate-forming enzyme family protein: protein MSSTIDELVRLRADHDGDAPMVIDPTSRISYHQLDSTTKDLAAVFIEAGVGKGTRVGLIMPNSTRWVQVAIALTRIGSVLVPLSTLLTVAELAAQLRAAAVQFLVSVEEFRGHRYLDDLATVRRTDLPALHEIWPADRLDNAGASAQARNIVGPMASTVTPADPLVIMFTSGSSGSPKGVIHSHGSALGAVRSGLAARCITAETRLYLPMPFFWVGGFGSGILSALLAGATLVTEEIPRPETTLKLLEDERVTLFRGWPDQAETLARHAGKVGADLSTLHAGSLQAVLPAEQRAQPGARATLFGMTEAFGPYCGYPADTDMPASAWGSCGKPFPGMEVRIVDTDSGAPVAAGATGMIHIRGPHTLRGICGRTREDLFTADGFYPTGDLGHLDEDGFLFYHGRSDDMFKVSGATVYPSEVESALRAIDGIDNAFVINVPGAAGNRVGAAVVCRALSADQLRRSARTLLSAFKVPTVWLLLDSGDDVPRGGTGKVDIRRLREMLSDRAQGTRVQG, encoded by the coding sequence ATGTCTAGCACCATCGACGAACTGGTGCGGTTGCGGGCCGACCACGACGGCGACGCGCCGATGGTGATCGATCCGACCTCCCGGATCAGTTACCACCAACTCGACTCCACCACAAAGGACTTGGCTGCGGTCTTCATCGAGGCGGGCGTGGGCAAGGGCACCCGGGTGGGACTCATCATGCCGAACAGCACCCGCTGGGTGCAGGTCGCCATCGCCCTGACCCGTATCGGTTCGGTGCTGGTCCCGCTGAGCACCCTACTGACGGTCGCGGAGCTGGCCGCGCAGCTGCGGGCGGCCGCGGTGCAGTTCTTGGTCAGCGTCGAGGAATTTCGCGGCCACCGCTACCTCGACGACCTCGCGACGGTGCGAAGAACCGATCTTCCTGCATTACACGAGATTTGGCCGGCCGACCGGCTCGATAACGCCGGCGCGAGCGCACAGGCCCGCAACATCGTCGGCCCCATGGCGTCGACGGTCACGCCCGCCGACCCGTTGGTGATCATGTTCACCTCGGGCAGCAGCGGTTCCCCGAAGGGAGTCATCCACTCGCACGGCAGCGCGTTGGGCGCCGTGCGGTCGGGCCTCGCGGCGCGGTGCATCACCGCCGAGACCCGGCTGTATCTGCCGATGCCCTTCTTCTGGGTGGGCGGCTTCGGCAGCGGAATACTCTCGGCCCTGCTGGCCGGCGCCACCCTGGTGACCGAAGAAATTCCCCGGCCCGAAACGACCCTGAAACTGCTGGAAGACGAACGGGTCACGCTGTTTCGGGGCTGGCCGGACCAGGCCGAGACGTTGGCGCGGCACGCCGGCAAGGTGGGCGCGGACCTGTCGACCCTACACGCGGGGAGCCTGCAGGCCGTGCTGCCGGCCGAGCAGCGCGCCCAGCCCGGCGCGCGCGCCACCTTGTTCGGCATGACCGAAGCCTTCGGCCCGTACTGCGGCTACCCCGCCGATACCGACATGCCCGCGTCGGCGTGGGGCAGCTGCGGAAAACCCTTCCCCGGCATGGAGGTCCGCATCGTCGACACCGACAGCGGCGCGCCCGTGGCGGCGGGCGCCACCGGGATGATCCACATCCGCGGACCGCACACGCTGCGCGGCATCTGCGGGCGAACCCGCGAGGACCTGTTCACCGCCGACGGCTTCTACCCCACAGGTGACCTCGGCCACCTCGACGAAGACGGATTCCTGTTCTATCACGGGCGATCCGACGACATGTTCAAAGTCAGCGGCGCGACCGTCTACCCCAGTGAGGTCGAGAGCGCCCTGCGCGCGATCGACGGCATCGACAACGCCTTCGTCATCAATGTTCCCGGCGCTGCGGGCAACCGGGTGGGCGCGGCGGTGGTGTGCCGTGCGCTGAGCGCCGACCAGCTGCGCCGCTCCGCCCGAACTCTGCTGAGCGCCTTCAAGGTCCCGACGGTGTGGCTGCTGCTGGATTCCGGCGACGACGTTCCGCGCGGCGGCACCGGCAAGGTCGACATCCGTCGACTGCGCGAGATGTTATCAGACCGGGCTCAGGGGACCCGGGTCCAGGGCTGA